In one window of Comamonas testosteroni DNA:
- a CDS encoding porin — protein MAASFVKKTLALAVLGTLGTLAYAQSSVQLYGIVDAAIRHTNNEGANKSGLTKMIGGGMSESRWGINIKEDLGGGLSAIANLENRFWTDSGTPSTAQPYFAQSWVGLRSTSFGQLTMGRQYNVLFDLVTSTYASFPYSPYMDAYKPEIGMSLGARANNMLKYVAEFGPVRAGLQYSFDESNTFAKKGAGVDMTPGGLALKTAGGYLRYSANGISVGGAFQRSTLPAGTDVDAWTLGGSYRTGPLYLMAGYGQNKVKDSLGAAGAGAIFDAGLLNAYWTGSSNGGFIAGNAPGNFANKREMFKVGFGYQVTPQLNAGLHYYHAKQSGSATGAFNGKADFIVAVADYAFSKRTDAYFAVDHTKTKGGAGVMLDANGPKKRTGITIGLRHRF, from the coding sequence ATGGCAGCTTCATTTGTGAAAAAAACATTGGCCTTGGCTGTGCTGGGAACCTTGGGAACTCTGGCATACGCACAAAGCAGCGTTCAGCTATATGGCATTGTGGATGCGGCAATTCGCCATACGAATAATGAGGGAGCGAATAAAAGCGGTCTGACCAAAATGATTGGCGGCGGCATGTCCGAGAGCCGCTGGGGTATCAATATCAAGGAAGATCTGGGCGGCGGCCTGTCGGCGATTGCCAATCTGGAAAATCGTTTCTGGACGGACTCCGGCACTCCCAGCACCGCACAGCCTTATTTCGCCCAGTCCTGGGTGGGCTTGCGCAGCACCAGCTTTGGTCAGCTGACCATGGGTCGCCAATACAACGTCTTGTTCGATCTGGTGACCTCCACCTACGCATCGTTCCCGTATTCCCCATATATGGACGCCTACAAGCCTGAAATCGGCATGTCTCTGGGCGCGCGTGCAAACAATATGCTGAAATACGTGGCCGAATTTGGCCCTGTTCGTGCAGGCTTGCAGTACTCGTTTGACGAGAGCAATACCTTTGCGAAGAAAGGGGCTGGAGTGGATATGACCCCGGGCGGTCTGGCATTGAAGACCGCAGGCGGCTATCTGCGCTATTCTGCCAACGGCATTTCTGTGGGTGGCGCTTTCCAGCGCTCGACCTTGCCGGCCGGCACCGATGTAGATGCCTGGACACTGGGTGGTTCCTATCGCACCGGGCCTCTGTATCTGATGGCAGGCTACGGCCAGAACAAGGTCAAGGATAGTCTGGGGGCTGCGGGCGCGGGTGCGATTTTTGATGCTGGCTTGCTCAACGCATATTGGACAGGTTCGTCCAATGGCGGCTTTATCGCGGGCAATGCCCCTGGCAACTTTGCCAACAAGCGTGAGATGTTCAAGGTGGGCTTTGGCTATCAGGTCACGCCGCAGCTCAATGCAGGCCTGCATTACTACCATGCCAAGCAATCGGGATCGGCGACTGGCGCCTTCAACGGCAAGGCTGACTTTATCGTTGCCGTGGCCGACTATGCCTTCTCCAAGCGTACCGATGCCTATTTCGCGGTGGACCACACCAAGACCAAGGGCGGTGCGGGCGTGATGCTTGATGCCAATGGCCCGAAAAAGCGTACCGGCATTACCATCGGTCTGCGTCATCGCTTCTGA
- a CDS encoding OsmC family protein, giving the protein MECTVSWTGAATGTRSGMGFVAETGSGHVVNMDGAPDEKNPANGGRNQAPRPMEMLLAGAGGCTAYDVVLILKRGRHDVRGCSVQLSSERADADPKVFTKIHMQFTVSGKNLPAGAVERAIAMSHDKYCSATIMLGKTAEITTGFDIVEA; this is encoded by the coding sequence ATGGAATGCACGGTTAGTTGGACAGGCGCGGCCACCGGCACGCGCTCGGGCATGGGTTTTGTGGCAGAGACCGGCAGCGGCCATGTGGTCAATATGGATGGCGCGCCGGACGAGAAGAACCCGGCCAACGGCGGTCGCAACCAGGCGCCGCGCCCCATGGAGATGCTGCTGGCTGGTGCCGGCGGCTGCACGGCCTACGACGTGGTGCTCATCCTCAAGCGTGGTCGCCACGATGTGAGGGGCTGCAGCGTGCAGCTGAGCTCCGAGCGCGCCGATGCCGACCCCAAGGTGTTCACCAAGATCCACATGCAGTTCACGGTCAGTGGCAAGAATCTGCCCGCCGGTGCCGTCGAGCGGGCCATCGCCATGAGCCACGACAAATACTGCTCGGCCACCATCATGCTGGGCAAAACGGCCGAAATCACTACTGGCTTTGACATCGTCGAAGCCTGA
- the ilvA gene encoding threonine ammonia-lyase, biosynthetic: MTQALTPADYLTRILNARVYDVAVESDLDIAKNLSRRLHNKVLLKREDQQPVFSFKLRGAYNKMANLTAEQLQKGVICASAGNHAQGTAMSAKKLGCRAVIVMPTTTPQVKIDAVIALGGEAVLAGESYSDAYKHAVKLQKSEGLTFVHPFDDPDVIAGQGTIAMELLRQLQKLGSQRLDAIFVPIGGGGLIAGIANYIKAVRPEVKVIGVHTKDSNAMMQSVQAGERVELADVGLFADGTAVKLVGAETFRVTQGLVDDYVTVDTDAVCAAIKDIFTDTRSIVEPSGALGVAAIKQYVARHKTKGETYAAILSGANMNFDRLRFVAERAEVGEEREALFAVTIPEERGSFKHFCEVVGKLPGGPRSVTEFNYRISHDSKAHVFVGLTTPTKGESEKICKNFQKNGFEALDLTFDEMAKEHLRHMVGGHSPLAQEERLLRFVFPERPGALFKFLSLMAPTWNISLFHYRNQGADYGRILVGMQVPAKDHKKFDSFLKNLGYPWVEETGNPAYQLFLK; the protein is encoded by the coding sequence ATGACTCAAGCCCTGACCCCTGCCGATTATCTGACTCGCATCCTCAATGCACGCGTCTATGACGTGGCCGTGGAGTCGGATCTGGACATTGCCAAGAACCTCAGCCGTCGCCTGCACAACAAAGTGCTTCTGAAGCGTGAGGATCAGCAGCCCGTGTTCAGCTTCAAATTGCGCGGCGCCTATAACAAGATGGCCAATCTGACGGCCGAGCAACTGCAAAAGGGCGTGATCTGCGCCAGCGCGGGCAACCACGCCCAGGGCACGGCCATGAGCGCCAAGAAGCTGGGCTGCCGCGCCGTGATCGTGATGCCCACCACCACGCCCCAGGTGAAGATCGATGCCGTGATCGCTCTGGGCGGCGAGGCGGTACTGGCCGGAGAGAGTTACTCGGACGCCTACAAGCACGCCGTCAAGCTGCAAAAGTCCGAGGGCCTGACCTTTGTCCACCCCTTTGACGACCCCGATGTGATTGCCGGCCAGGGCACCATCGCCATGGAGCTGCTGCGCCAGCTGCAAAAACTGGGCAGCCAGCGTCTGGATGCCATCTTCGTGCCCATCGGCGGCGGCGGCCTGATTGCCGGCATTGCCAACTACATCAAGGCCGTGCGCCCTGAGGTGAAGGTGATCGGCGTGCATACCAAGGACTCGAACGCCATGATGCAGTCCGTGCAGGCGGGCGAGCGTGTGGAGCTGGCCGATGTGGGCCTGTTCGCCGACGGCACGGCCGTGAAGCTGGTGGGGGCGGAAACCTTCCGTGTCACCCAGGGCCTGGTGGACGACTATGTGACCGTGGACACCGATGCCGTCTGCGCCGCCATCAAGGACATCTTTACCGACACCCGCTCCATCGTCGAGCCATCGGGAGCCCTGGGCGTTGCGGCCATCAAGCAGTACGTGGCCAGGCACAAGACCAAGGGCGAGACCTATGCCGCCATACTGAGCGGCGCCAATATGAACTTCGACCGGCTGCGCTTTGTGGCCGAGCGCGCCGAGGTCGGCGAGGAGCGCGAAGCCCTGTTCGCCGTCACCATCCCCGAGGAACGCGGCAGCTTCAAGCATTTTTGCGAGGTGGTGGGCAAGCTGCCCGGCGGCCCGCGCAGCGTGACCGAGTTCAACTACCGCATCAGCCACGACAGCAAGGCCCATGTGTTTGTGGGCCTGACCACGCCGACCAAGGGCGAGAGCGAGAAGATCTGCAAGAACTTCCAGAAGAACGGCTTCGAGGCGCTGGATCTGACCTTTGACGAGATGGCCAAGGAGCATCTGCGCCATATGGTGGGCGGCCACTCGCCGCTGGCCCAGGAAGAGCGCCTGCTGCGCTTTGTCTTCCCCGAGCGTCCCGGCGCGCTGTTCAAGTTCCTGAGCCTGATGGCGCCGACCTGGAATATCTCGCTGTTCCACTACCGCAACCAGGGCGCCGACTACGGCCGCATTCTGGTGGGCATGCAGGTGCCGGCCAAGGACCACAAGAAGTTCGACAGCTTCCTCAAGAACCTCGGCTATCCCTGGGTGGAAGAAACCGGTAATCCTGCCTACCAACTGTTCTTGAAGTAA
- a CDS encoding adenosylcobinamide-GDP ribazoletransferase, translating into MQALRHYLLAVQFFSRIPVAGRLAAWVGWSPEMQRASAAHLPGVGWLVGLWAALLLAALLWLLPASPWSPLAAALISTAGTLWLTGGFHEDGLADVADGLGGLVPAERALEIMKDSRIGAYGVMALLLALLTKVVLIALLLSVMQPLWGPAPLLILVCCIHVLSRFAPLVLMRSMPHVGLAASSKTLHIAGRQLGWQGLLTGGLWCLPALGLLGWLGVWSFVPSLLSAMLVTTWLLRRWLLQRLGGMTGDCLGACQQLNELALLLVSCIYLRQLLQT; encoded by the coding sequence ATGCAAGCCCTGCGCCACTATCTGCTGGCCGTCCAGTTCTTCAGCCGCATCCCCGTGGCCGGGCGTCTGGCGGCCTGGGTGGGTTGGAGCCCGGAGATGCAGCGCGCCAGCGCCGCGCATCTGCCTGGCGTGGGCTGGCTGGTGGGTCTATGGGCAGCGCTGCTGCTGGCAGCCCTGCTCTGGCTGCTGCCGGCAAGCCCCTGGTCGCCGCTGGCGGCCGCGCTCATCAGCACCGCCGGCACCCTGTGGCTGACCGGCGGTTTTCATGAGGACGGCCTGGCCGATGTCGCCGACGGGCTGGGCGGCCTGGTGCCAGCCGAGCGTGCGCTGGAGATCATGAAGGACTCGCGCATCGGCGCCTATGGCGTGATGGCGCTGCTCTTGGCCCTGCTCACCAAGGTCGTGCTGATCGCCCTGCTGCTGTCCGTCATGCAGCCGTTGTGGGGGCCGGCTCCGTTGCTCATCCTCGTGTGCTGCATTCATGTGCTGTCACGCTTTGCGCCGCTGGTGCTGATGCGCAGCATGCCTCATGTCGGTCTGGCCGCGAGTAGCAAGACCCTGCATATCGCGGGCCGGCAATTGGGCTGGCAAGGCCTGCTGACCGGCGGCCTCTGGTGCCTGCCGGCACTGGGCCTGCTGGGCTGGCTCGGCGTCTGGAGCTTTGTGCCCAGCCTGCTGTCGGCCATGCTGGTCACCACCTGGCTGCTGCGGCGCTGGCTGCTGCAGCGTCTGGGCGGCATGACGGGCGACTGCCTGGGCGCCTGCCAGCAGCTCAATGAACTGGCGCTGCTGCTGGTCAGCTGCATCTATCTGCGCCAGCTACTCCAGACATGA
- a CDS encoding H-NS histone family protein, giving the protein MPSYQELIAQKNALDKRIEEARSTEAKEALATVKQLIATFGFTSQQVFPWRPEEKKKVEARYYDPESGATWTGRGKPPKWIESKDRSQYEIKTTPSVDFNAPRDEKNPFPVQ; this is encoded by the coding sequence ATGCCAAGCTATCAAGAACTCATCGCTCAGAAAAATGCGCTGGACAAGCGCATCGAAGAAGCGCGCAGCACCGAAGCCAAGGAAGCCCTGGCCACCGTCAAGCAACTGATCGCCACCTTCGGCTTCACCTCTCAGCAAGTCTTTCCCTGGAGGCCTGAGGAGAAGAAGAAGGTCGAAGCCAGGTACTACGACCCCGAAAGCGGCGCGACCTGGACCGGCCGCGGCAAGCCCCCGAAGTGGATAGAGAGCAAGGACCGCAGCCAGTACGAGATCAAGACCACGCCCAGCGTGGACTTCAACGCGCCGCGCGACGAAAAAAACCCGTTCCCGGTTCAGTAA
- the coq7 gene encoding 2-polyprenyl-3-methyl-6-methoxy-1,4-benzoquinone monooxygenase — MDKFLTAADAALRTLFADPVAAERSPATGIAEADLSDEQRRLSAALMRVNHVGEVCAQALYNAQAMVTKDMELREHLLHAAREEMDHLAWTRERLHALGGRPSLLNPLWFAGAFAIGTIAAKISDATSLGFVVETENQVSAHLGSHLGRLPEEDEASRAVVERMKDDEERHAAAAIDEGAMQLPPIAQGLMRVAAKVMTITAHRI; from the coding sequence ATGGACAAGTTTCTGACCGCTGCCGATGCAGCTCTTCGCACTCTGTTTGCCGACCCGGTGGCCGCAGAGCGTTCGCCCGCTACAGGAATTGCCGAAGCCGATTTGAGCGATGAGCAACGCAGGCTCTCCGCAGCCTTGATGCGCGTCAATCATGTGGGAGAGGTCTGCGCCCAGGCGCTGTACAACGCCCAGGCCATGGTCACCAAGGACATGGAGCTGCGCGAGCATCTGCTGCATGCCGCTCGCGAGGAAATGGACCACCTGGCCTGGACCCGCGAACGCCTGCATGCCCTGGGTGGCAGGCCTTCGCTGCTGAACCCGCTGTGGTTTGCGGGCGCTTTTGCGATTGGCACGATTGCCGCCAAGATCAGCGATGCCACCAGTCTGGGTTTTGTGGTCGAGACCGAAAACCAGGTCTCCGCCCACCTGGGAAGCCATCTGGGCCGCCTGCCCGAGGAGGACGAGGCTTCGCGTGCCGTGGTCGAGCGCATGAAGGATGACGAGGAACGTCATGCCGCTGCAGCGATCGACGAAGGTGCGATGCAACTGCCCCCGATTGCCCAGGGGCTGATGCGTGTGGCGGCCAAGGTCATGACCATTACAGCGCATCGCATCTGA
- the groES gene encoding co-chaperone GroES: MNLRPLHDRVIVKRLENETKTASGIVLPDAATEKPDQGEVLAVGPGKRNDKGELIALNVKVGDRVLFGKYSGQTVKIHGDELLVMKEDDLFAVVEK, from the coding sequence ATGAACCTGCGTCCCCTGCACGATCGCGTGATCGTCAAGCGCCTCGAAAACGAAACCAAGACAGCCTCGGGCATCGTGCTCCCTGATGCTGCCACTGAGAAGCCTGACCAAGGCGAAGTGTTGGCTGTGGGTCCCGGCAAGCGCAATGACAAGGGCGAACTGATCGCTCTGAACGTGAAGGTCGGCGACCGCGTCCTGTTCGGCAAGTACTCTGGCCAAACCGTGAAGATCCACGGCGACGAGCTGCTGGTCATGAAGGAAGACGACCTGTTCGCAGTCGTCGAGAAGTAA
- a CDS encoding porin has protein sequence MKKSLIALAVLAASGAAMAQSSVTLFGIVDTGVSYVNNATGNDSSKYGVGTSGNATSRLGLRGTEDLGGGLKAGFWLEGEIFGDTGNAKGFDFKRESTVRLSGNFGEVRLGRETTPTFRAGLKYDLFGATGIGQFMGYKDWAGTGLADGNTIRKDNMLSYSSPNFSGFTANISYAFDEKANQATLGGNGGRYVGGNVGYDNGPLSVTAAYGTLSYGNVGDRDEMSIGASYNFGVAKVIGLAQQIKYKPNAGSSDKFNNYALGVSAPVGGVGEVKAQYAYYDQKGNNTKAQQLSLGYVHNLSKRTALYGTVAYMKNNKNSNLGLQAKGVNDGSLSALGKNQTGVQVGIRHAF, from the coding sequence ATGAAAAAATCTCTGATCGCCCTGGCAGTGCTGGCCGCTTCCGGCGCCGCAATGGCTCAATCTTCCGTGACCCTGTTCGGTATCGTTGACACTGGCGTGTCTTACGTGAACAACGCTACTGGCAACGATTCCAGCAAGTACGGCGTCGGCACTAGCGGTAACGCTACTAGCCGTCTGGGCCTGCGTGGTACCGAAGACCTGGGTGGTGGTCTGAAGGCTGGCTTCTGGCTGGAAGGCGAAATCTTCGGCGACACTGGTAACGCCAAGGGCTTTGATTTCAAGCGCGAATCCACAGTGCGTCTGTCCGGCAACTTCGGTGAAGTTCGCCTGGGTCGCGAAACAACTCCCACTTTCCGTGCTGGTCTGAAGTATGACCTGTTCGGCGCTACTGGTATCGGCCAGTTCATGGGTTACAAGGACTGGGCTGGTACAGGCCTGGCCGACGGCAACACGATCCGTAAGGACAACATGCTGTCGTACTCCTCGCCCAACTTCAGCGGCTTCACAGCCAACATCAGCTATGCTTTCGACGAGAAGGCTAACCAAGCTACCCTGGGTGGCAACGGTGGCCGTTACGTCGGTGGTAACGTTGGTTACGACAATGGTCCTCTGAGCGTGACTGCTGCTTACGGCACTCTGAGCTACGGCAACGTGGGCGACCGTGACGAAATGTCCATCGGCGCTTCCTACAACTTTGGCGTGGCCAAGGTGATCGGTCTGGCTCAACAGATCAAGTACAAGCCCAACGCTGGTTCTAGCGACAAGTTCAACAACTACGCTCTGGGTGTCTCCGCTCCCGTGGGTGGCGTTGGTGAAGTGAAGGCTCAGTACGCTTACTACGACCAAAAGGGCAACAACACCAAGGCTCAACAGCTGTCTCTGGGTTATGTGCACAACCTGTCCAAGCGTACCGCTCTGTACGGCACTGTTGCTTACATGAAGAACAACAAAAACTCCAACCTGGGCCTGCAAGCCAAGGGTGTGAACGACGGTTCTCTGTCGGCTCTGGGCAAGAACCAGACTGGCGTGCAAGTTGGTATCCGCCACGCTTTCTAA
- a CDS encoding chemotaxis protein CheW, translated as MPLETMTAPAQRAQDLLQTDVFIPHMRQVGRCESSLRELNLMWRLIESSAKMNCPQEAQALLPMMAATRGGFERLEQDLVQSMVMQAVTGVTAGLASQAQHLIDTLVRNLYERTADVGFLATDAMLCGFMAGLDGDEAAITQRLRAYRSKYTVYADILLLDAEGLVRASARERSRLTDQPCRDALIARALQSQGFVQSFGATDLLPGHDSGLIYAHRMLHPINRQAMGVLCLCFDFDGEMQGIWSGRDQADGSGVPEAQTSIALLLDEQGQVLASSDLHWLGVGANVRPHHDGASALHVHGGRTYLVQSAVSAGYQGYMGPQGWRAQIMTPLELAFGLQSQAGLDGLDAAVAQGLLAHAHRFCPPLHAIHSAADTIRRVVWNGRVMTAGKQMDNTRLQAVLEQIGETGARTNEVFSQSIDALYGTVLNTALRDNSLLTSLLVDLLDRNLYERANDCRWWALTPQLPELLEALALGERAGDQVSEVCELLTAIHDLYTVYQQIMVYDACGKVVAVSRKGQAQSQELLGSHIEADSLHQVLALAETQAYHVSPWRPCVQHKDEGPTYVYHAAIRNADGMVLGGIGLVFHAQREFKAMLEGVTGVQAGGAGSRQVSYLSRSGMVMSSSDVQLQPGVQLELPPVMLALAPGQSMARAMVYQGQYCVVAITAGSGYREFKRSDGYREEVLALSVQAFGAVQDDALAAVSRRNTRVQSLAAASQCSAAGMEMATFFVERSVLAVDAACVLEAQSASAIAPVSAGRLPHCVGTLARRSQGAVAGYVWVFDLGALLFGKPVTRTAQSQVIVLEHQGLKLGVLVSDLEGVVRFENGQLRLAPAMAGAADQLVDRLIRANEGDLLIQCLNVAALVRMLKAPLPAEQGAVG; from the coding sequence ATGCCTCTAGAAACCATGACTGCCCCGGCGCAGCGCGCCCAGGATCTGCTGCAGACAGATGTCTTCATTCCTCATATGCGCCAGGTCGGGCGCTGCGAGAGTTCGCTCAGGGAGCTGAATCTGATGTGGCGGCTCATAGAGTCCTCCGCCAAGATGAATTGCCCGCAGGAAGCGCAGGCCTTGCTGCCCATGATGGCCGCCACGCGAGGCGGCTTCGAGCGGCTGGAGCAGGACCTGGTGCAGTCCATGGTGATGCAGGCTGTGACGGGGGTGACGGCGGGGCTGGCCAGTCAGGCACAGCATCTGATCGATACCCTGGTGCGCAATCTCTACGAGCGCACGGCCGACGTGGGGTTTCTGGCGACCGATGCCATGCTGTGCGGTTTCATGGCCGGGCTGGATGGTGACGAGGCCGCCATCACCCAGCGTCTGCGTGCCTACCGCAGCAAGTACACGGTCTACGCGGACATTTTGCTGCTGGATGCCGAAGGTCTGGTGCGAGCGAGTGCACGCGAGAGGAGTCGGCTCACAGATCAGCCATGCCGGGATGCGCTGATTGCCCGAGCCCTGCAAAGCCAGGGATTTGTGCAGAGCTTCGGTGCTACCGACCTGCTGCCGGGCCATGACAGCGGCCTGATCTATGCGCATCGCATGCTGCACCCCATCAACCGGCAAGCCATGGGCGTGCTGTGCCTGTGCTTCGACTTCGACGGCGAGATGCAAGGCATCTGGAGCGGACGCGACCAGGCTGACGGCAGTGGCGTTCCGGAGGCGCAGACCAGCATCGCCCTGCTGCTGGATGAGCAGGGCCAGGTGCTGGCCAGCAGCGATCTGCACTGGCTTGGTGTGGGTGCGAATGTGCGCCCTCACCATGATGGTGCGAGCGCGCTGCATGTGCATGGAGGGCGCACCTATCTGGTGCAGTCTGCGGTGTCGGCAGGCTATCAAGGCTATATGGGGCCCCAGGGCTGGCGGGCGCAGATCATGACGCCGCTGGAGTTGGCCTTCGGCCTTCAGTCGCAAGCGGGCCTGGATGGACTGGATGCGGCCGTGGCTCAGGGCCTGCTGGCGCATGCGCATCGCTTCTGCCCGCCTTTGCACGCCATTCACAGCGCGGCGGACACCATACGCCGAGTGGTCTGGAACGGGCGGGTGATGACGGCAGGCAAGCAGATGGACAACACGCGGCTGCAGGCTGTGCTGGAGCAGATTGGCGAGACAGGGGCGCGGACCAACGAGGTTTTCTCTCAATCCATTGATGCGCTCTACGGCACGGTGCTCAATACCGCTCTGCGAGACAACAGCCTGTTGACGAGTCTGTTAGTGGATCTGCTGGATCGCAATCTCTATGAGCGTGCCAACGACTGCCGCTGGTGGGCGCTGACGCCGCAGCTGCCCGAACTGCTGGAGGCCCTGGCCTTGGGGGAGAGGGCCGGTGATCAGGTGAGCGAGGTGTGCGAGCTGCTCACCGCCATTCACGACCTGTATACGGTCTACCAGCAAATCATGGTCTATGACGCCTGCGGCAAAGTCGTGGCCGTCAGCCGCAAAGGGCAGGCGCAGAGCCAGGAACTGCTGGGCAGCCATATAGAGGCGGACAGCCTGCACCAGGTCCTGGCACTGGCAGAGACCCAGGCCTATCACGTGTCCCCATGGCGCCCCTGTGTGCAGCACAAGGATGAAGGACCGACCTATGTCTATCACGCGGCCATACGCAACGCCGATGGCATGGTGCTGGGCGGAATCGGCCTGGTGTTTCATGCGCAGCGTGAATTCAAAGCCATGCTGGAGGGCGTGACCGGCGTGCAGGCAGGAGGCGCAGGCAGCAGGCAGGTGTCCTACCTGAGCCGCTCGGGCATGGTCATGTCTTCTTCGGATGTGCAGTTGCAGCCGGGCGTGCAGCTGGAACTGCCGCCCGTCATGCTGGCCCTGGCACCCGGGCAGAGCATGGCCCGTGCCATGGTGTATCAGGGCCAGTATTGCGTGGTGGCGATCACGGCGGGCAGCGGCTATCGGGAGTTCAAGCGCAGCGATGGCTATCGTGAAGAGGTGCTGGCCTTGTCCGTGCAGGCGTTTGGCGCCGTGCAGGACGATGCGCTGGCAGCAGTCTCGCGCCGCAATACCAGGGTGCAAAGCCTGGCGGCGGCCAGCCAGTGCAGTGCCGCCGGCATGGAGATGGCGACCTTTTTTGTGGAGCGCAGCGTGCTTGCCGTCGATGCGGCCTGCGTGCTCGAGGCCCAGAGTGCCTCGGCCATCGCTCCCGTTTCGGCCGGACGCTTGCCGCACTGTGTGGGTACGCTGGCCAGGCGCAGCCAGGGGGCTGTCGCCGGCTATGTATGGGTCTTCGATCTGGGGGCGCTGCTCTTTGGCAAGCCCGTGACCAGGACGGCGCAAAGCCAGGTAATTGTGCTGGAGCATCAGGGGCTCAAGCTGGGCGTGCTGGTCAGCGATCTCGAAGGCGTGGTGCGCTTCGAGAACGGGCAGTTGCGACTGGCTCCTGCAATGGCGGGTGCGGCGGATCAACTGGTGGACCGCTTGATCCGGGCCAATGAAGGCGATCTGCTGATCCAGTGCCTGAACGTGGCTGCCCTGGTGCGCATGCTCAAGGCGCCACTGCCGGCGGAGCAGGGTGCTGTCGGCTGA
- the groL gene encoding chaperonin GroEL (60 kDa chaperone family; promotes refolding of misfolded polypeptides especially under stressful conditions; forms two stacked rings of heptamers to form a barrel-shaped 14mer; ends can be capped by GroES; misfolded proteins enter the barrel where they are refolded when GroES binds): protein MAAKDVVFGGEARARMVEGVNILANAVKVTLGPKGRNVVLERSFGAPTVTKDGVSVAKEIELKDKLQNMGAQLVKEVASKTNDIAGDGTTTATVLAQAIVREGSKYVASGLNPMDLKRGIDKAVAALVEELKKQSKATTTSKEIAQVGSISANSDESVGKIIADAMDKVGKEGVITVEEGKSLDNELDVVEGMQFDRGYLSPYFINNPEKQAAVLDNPFVLLFDKKISNIRDLLPTLEAVAKAGRPLLIIAEDVEGEALATLVVNTIRGILKVVAVKAPGFGDRRKAMLEDIAILTGGKVIAEEVGLSLEKVTLEDLGQAQRVEIGKENTTIIDGAGQAAEIEARVKQIRAQIEEATSDYDREKLQERVAKLAGGVAVIKVGAATEVEMKEKKARVEDALHATRAAVEEGIVAGGGVALLRAKQAVGALATGNAEQDAGIKLVLKAIEAPLREIVANAGGEPSVVVNAVLNGSGNYGFNAANDTYGDMLEMGILDPTKVTRTALQNAASVASLLLTTECMIAEAPKADAGPAMPDMGGMGGMGGMGM from the coding sequence ATGGCAGCAAAAGACGTAGTTTTCGGCGGTGAAGCACGTGCACGCATGGTTGAAGGCGTGAACATCCTGGCTAACGCAGTCAAGGTTACCCTGGGCCCCAAGGGTCGCAACGTGGTGCTGGAGCGCTCCTTCGGCGCCCCCACCGTGACCAAGGACGGCGTGTCCGTGGCCAAGGAAATCGAACTCAAGGACAAGCTGCAGAACATGGGCGCCCAGCTCGTGAAGGAAGTGGCCTCCAAAACCAACGACATCGCTGGTGACGGCACGACCACTGCTACCGTGCTGGCCCAGGCCATCGTGCGCGAAGGCTCCAAGTACGTGGCTTCCGGCCTGAACCCCATGGATCTGAAGCGCGGCATCGACAAGGCTGTCGCTGCCCTGGTGGAAGAGCTGAAGAAGCAATCCAAGGCCACCACCACCTCCAAGGAAATCGCTCAAGTCGGCTCGATCTCCGCCAACTCCGACGAATCCGTGGGCAAGATCATTGCCGACGCGATGGACAAGGTCGGCAAGGAAGGCGTGATCACCGTTGAAGAAGGCAAGTCGCTGGACAACGAGCTTGACGTCGTCGAAGGCATGCAGTTCGACCGCGGTTACCTGTCGCCCTACTTCATCAACAATCCCGAAAAGCAAGCCGCTGTTCTGGACAACCCCTTCGTGCTGCTGTTCGACAAGAAGATCAGCAACATCCGTGACCTACTGCCCACACTGGAAGCTGTGGCCAAGGCCGGCCGTCCTCTGCTGATCATTGCCGAAGACGTCGAAGGCGAAGCCCTGGCGACTCTGGTGGTCAACACCATCCGCGGCATCCTGAAGGTTGTGGCCGTGAAGGCACCTGGCTTCGGCGACCGCCGCAAGGCCATGCTGGAAGACATCGCCATCCTGACTGGTGGCAAGGTCATCGCTGAAGAAGTGGGCCTGTCGCTGGAAAAGGTGACCCTGGAAGACCTGGGCCAAGCCCAACGCGTCGAAATCGGCAAGGAAAACACCACCATCATCGACGGTGCTGGTCAAGCTGCTGAAATCGAAGCCCGCGTCAAGCAAATCCGCGCCCAGATCGAAGAAGCGACCAGCGACTATGACCGTGAAAAGCTGCAAGAGCGCGTGGCCAAGCTGGCCGGCGGTGTTGCCGTGATCAAGGTTGGCGCTGCCACCGAAGTCGAAATGAAGGAAAAGAAGGCCCGCGTGGAAGACGCCCTGCACGCTACCCGCGCTGCTGTGGAAGAAGGCATCGTGGCCGGCGGTGGCGTGGCCCTGCTGCGCGCCAAGCAAGCTGTTGGTGCCCTGGCTACCGGCAATGCCGAACAAGACGCCGGCATCAAGCTGGTGCTCAAGGCTATCGAAGCCCCTCTGCGCGAAATCGTGGCCAACGCCGGTGGCGAGCCCTCGGTGGTCGTGAACGCCGTGCTGAACGGCTCCGGCAACTACGGCTTCAATGCTGCCAACGACACCTACGGCGACATGCTGGAAATGGGCATTCTGGACCCCACCAAGGTGACTCGCACTGCTCTGCAGAACGCCGCTTCCGTGGCTTCCCTGCTGCTGACCACCGAGTGCATGATCGCCGAAGCCCCCAAGGCTGACGCAGGTCCTGCCATGCCCGACATGGGCGGCATGGGTGGCATGGGCGGCATGGGCATGTAA